The window CGTTGACCGTGTCCTTAAACCCTGGCTTGGCCCTCAGGAACGTGCCGGCGCCATCACGTGGTTTGATGTGGTCGACCTGGACCTTCAACGCGGCGGACTTGTGGAAGTCCCAGCGCACGCCGACCGCGTTGGTCGATTGCTGCGCCGCCTTGACCACGCCGTTCACGCCAGCGGCCAGGGGCGCCAGCGGACCGCTGGTCGGCAAGCCGGCATACGTGCGGGGGCTGTCCTGCTTGGTGTCGCCATAGAAGTAGTACGGGGTCACCTTGCCGAATCGATAGCCGAACATGGCGTAGTACGAATTGGTGTCGACGATGATGCGTGAATCGGTGCGGCGCATCGCGTATTCGCTCTGCACCAGGATGTTCTTGTAATCCATTGTGAAGCCGACCGAGGTGAACGAACCATCGACATCGGTAATGCTCAGGTCTTGTGCGACCTGGGTCAGGCCAACCCGGCGCAAGGTGGCCAGCAGGCCATCGAGCGCCTTGTTGTCTTCCACGGTCACCTTGGCATCGGCACGGCCGAAGCGCAGGGTGAACGGACCGTTTTCGGCCACGATGTGAATCGCCGTCGCCGGCTTGTACGTGACCTTGGCACCATCGACTACCTTCGCCTTCATATTGCCAATGCCAGCCTGCGCCGTCAACGTGGTGTCGCCAAAACTGTGTTGATACACCAGATCGACGCCGTCGAACGAATCACCGTTAACCTGGCGATACACTTCGGTGGGTGGACGGATCATGGTGTTGGCGTAGCCGACCTGGCGGAAGTCCGAAATCATGTAGATCGGCATGCCAATGCGGCCGACGCGAATCGCCATCTCGTCATTGATCTTGAACTTGGCGAACGCCCAGCTCAGTTCAGCACCCCACGAATCAGTGGCATTCTTGCGGGCCAGACCCTGCACGGTGAACGACAGCCAGTTGTTCATCTTGGCCGTGCCCTGGATGCCCAAATTAGAATCGACACCGGGACGCGGGCTCTTGCGCACACCCGCTTGTTGATTCGGCCGCGAAAATTCGACGTCATCGGTATCGGTCGCGGTCAGGGCCGCGGTGCCGAATCCGCTGATCGTCACGGTCGGGCCATCGGCCGCATGCGACGACATGCTGAAGCCTGCAAGGATTGCTGAGACCAGGGCAAGGCGCAGTGGTTGATTCATTCTATCTCCTCAAGTGTTCGCTAGTGCTGAAGCTCTAGTGTGGGCCACGAGTAACAGTTTGTGTACCGCGATCACGGCTAAATTAACGAAATCGTTGTATTGAAGGAACACAGGCAGGCATTGGTGCGCTTTAATCTAGCATAACGAATAACACTCTTCGCGAAAGGTATTTTTATGGCATGCCAAATGGAAAAGTTTTAGACATAACGGTGCGCAAGCGTGCATTACGCCTGGCAATCAAATGCGAGAGATGGGGGGAAGATGATTACTGCAGAGATGCAGCGAGAGGAGATGCGCCGGCCGGAACGACCGGCGCAATCGGGAACGCCATGCGACTGCGCGCCGGGCGCACAGGCCCGGGCTGCAATGGCTTACTGCACCGTGAGGATGACTTTCACGCTATCGTCCACGGCCGACTTCTCGATGTAGCCGATGGCGCTCACGTCGGCCGCGACCGCCTTCTTCACCTCGGCTGCCGAGTTGTATTCCTTCGGTGCCGTGCCCTTGCCGGTAAACACCAGCTTGGACCAGATCGCCTTGACCTGCGCTGGTTCCTTCTGCAGCACCTTGCTGTAGAACTCGGTGCGGATGGCCGCGCCTTCATTGAACTCGACCGGGGTGAACAAGGCCGATTTGCCGACGAAGAACTGGGCAGCCTGCTCGCTGAACATGCGCGTGGCCGGGTTCTTTGGGTTGACGATGACCACGATTTCCGCAAAGGCGGGCAGCGTCGCCGCGCACAAGCCAGCTGCAAGCAGCATCTTGCCGATGATTGTCTTCATGCTGCTCTCCTTAGAATACAAAATCGATGCCGGCGGCGTACACGTTGACCGTGTCGTTGAAACCTGGCTTGGCCTTCAGGAAGGCGCCAGTGCCATCGCGTGGTTTGATGTGGTCGATCTGCACCTTGAGCGCGGCCGACTTGTGGAAGTCCCAGCGCACGCCGACCGCATTGGTCGACTGCAGGCCGGCCTTCATGGCCGAATTCACGCCAGCCGACAGTGCCGCCAGCGGGCCGGTGCTCGGCAAGCCGGCGTAGGACCGGTCGCTGTCCTGCTTGATGTTGCCATAATAGTAGTACGGCGTGATCTTGCCGAAGCGGTAGCCGAGCATCGTGTAATACGAGCTCGTGTCATGGATCACCAGCGAGTCGGTCTTGCGCACGGCGTA of the Massilia violaceinigra genome contains:
- a CDS encoding porin, translating into MNQPLRLALVSAILAGFSMSSHAADGPTVTISGFGTAALTATDTDDVEFSRPNQQAGVRKSPRPGVDSNLGIQGTAKMNNWLSFTVQGLARKNATDSWGAELSWAFAKFKINDEMAIRVGRIGMPIYMISDFRQVGYANTMIRPPTEVYRQVNGDSFDGVDLVYQHSFGDTTLTAQAGIGNMKAKVVDGAKVTYKPATAIHIVAENGPFTLRFGRADAKVTVEDNKALDGLLATLRRVGLTQVAQDLSITDVDGSFTSVGFTMDYKNILVQSEYAMRRTDSRIIVDTNSYYAMFGYRFGKVTPYYFYGDTKQDSPRTYAGLPTSGPLAPLAAGVNGVVKAAQQSTNAVGVRWDFHKSAALKVQVDHIKPRDGAGTFLRAKPGFKDTVNVYAAGIDFVF